The DNA region TAGACTTTTTAAGGGTTGATAGGGGAGGAGATATTACTTATCATGGTCCCTTACAACTTGTAGGTTATCTTATTTTCAGGGTTGAAGGGGTAAAAAATTTTGTTTTAAAAATTGAGAGATCTATCATAAACGTCCTTAATGAGTATGGTATAGAGGCAAAAGAGAATCTAAAATATCCAGGAGTTTGGGTAGGTGATAGGAAAATAGCTGCTATAGGTATTGCTATAAAGAAAAAAGTCTCTTATCATGGATTTGCGTTAAATGTAAGTAACGATTTAACACCTTTTTCTTATATAATTCCTTGTGGTTTAAAGGATAAAAAAGTTACCTCAATACTAAAAGAGGCAGACTTTTCTCCTTCCATGGAGGATGTTAAGAAAAAAGTCTGCCTCTCAGTAGTTAGAGAATTTGGCTTTGACTCGTTTAAGGTTTTTAATTTTTCTTCCTATAAGGAACTGTCCAATTTTGATATGCTTTTGGAGGACCAATAATTTCTATAAGTGCTATAATCTCTGGTAAATTATTTTTTAGGCTTTTTTCAATATATGTTTCTTCAATCTTTTTTTCCTTTTTAACTTTTTCTTCTATTTTTTCCTTTTTTTCAACTGTTTTCTTAGGGAGTAAAATCTCTTTTGGAACTTCTTTTTTAATCTCTTCTTCTTTAGGTATCTCAGCTTTTTTTATGATAATTTCTCTTTTATTCTTTACTTCTTTTGCAGTGTTTAATATGGCAGAAACAATAACAAAGAGTATATATAAAATTATCAGCCATTCAAACATTTAGTCTTTCCTTCCCTCTTCTTCTTTTTGTCCTAATTTAGAGATGGCTTCTCTCATTGCAGTATCTGCTATTATATTCTTTAGGGTATAGTAATCTAAGACTCCAATTTTTCCGCTTCTTAATGCTTCTGCTATAGCAAGGGGTACTTCTTTTTCGGCTTCTATTAATCTTGCTCTCATCTCTTGAGTAAGGGCTTTCATTTCCTGTTCTCTTGCAATGGCAAGGGCCCTTCTACTTTCAGCTTGAGCTTGTGCGATTCTCATATCAGCTTCTGCTTGATCCATTTTTAACCTTGCTCCCACATTATTTCCTACATCTACATCAGCTATATCAATAGATACTATCTCAAAGGCAGTTCCCGCATCGAGTCCTTTTGCAAGTACTGTTTTTGAAATGCTATCTGGATTTTCTAAAACTTCTTTATAACTTTCTGCAGAACCAATAGTGGTTACTATTCCTTCTCCAACTCTTGCTATAATTGTAGCTTCTCCTGCTCCTCCTACTAATCTTTCAATATTTGCTCTTACTGTTACTCTTGCTTTGGCTTTTAATTCAATACCGTCTTTCGCTACAGCAGCTACCACAGGAGTTTCAATAACTTTTGGATTAACACTCATTTGTACTGCTTCTAATACATCCCTTCCTGCAAGGTCTATAGCTGCTGCTTTTTCAAAGGTCAAGGGAATACCTGCTCTCTGGGCAGCAATTAAAGCATTTACTACTTTATCTACATTTCCACCAGCTAAGTAATGAGCTTCTAATTTATCAAGAGTCACCTCTGAAAGTCCAGCTTTATGAGCTTTGATTAAGGAGTTTATTATTACTCCAGGTGGAACCCTTCTAAGCCTCATTCCAATTAGATCGGTAATTCTTATGGAAACTCCTGCAGCAAGAGCAGAGATCCATAAACCTAAAGGTACGAAGCTAAAAAATACTCCAAGAAATATCAATACTAAAATTAAAATTAAAAAACCCCAAATCAAATTCATTTCTCACTCCTCCTTACAAAGATTTTATTCCCCTCAACCTTAAAGACTAAAACTTCTTCACCGGGCTCAATAAATTCTGATTCTGAATAGGCCTCAAATCTTTCCCCGTCAATCTCTATAATTCCTGTGGGACGTAACATGGTAATAGTTTTTCCCTTTTTTCCAATCAAATCTTTTCTCTCTTGAACTGCAGTATAACCTAACTCTTTCTTTTGACTTCCAGAAAGGCCAAACTTTTTCCAAACACGGCTTCTTGGTAGATAAATTGCTAAAAATATTATGAGAGAAAGCACTACAAAGATTCCTGTAAGTAGGGCTTGAAAGGTACCTCCTTTTTGAACTATAGTCCAGTATATACTAAGGAACACTGAAATACTGCCTGCTATTCCTGGAATTCCGAATCCTGGCGTATGCATTTCTATAAATATGAGTATAAGCCCAAGGATAAATAGGATTAAGGGTTCTAATCCTGCAAGACCAGCAAGATAATGTCCTCCAAAAAAGAGTCCCAGACATATCAAAGCTAAGAGCTCAGGTAATCCAAGACCAGGGGTAAAAATGGCCACATATAAGGATAGCATTCCAATGGTCAAGATAATACTTGATACAGTAGGATCAGTGATAAATCTTACAAAATTTTCAGCCCAATTGGGGTGTAAGTTTGTTACTTTAGCTTTCTCCAAGCGAAAATACTTTAATACAGAGTCTAAGTCTTCTAATATTTCATCAGCAATTTTCCACTTTTTGGCCTCTTCAGCATAGAGAGTTAATATCTTTCCTTTCTGTTTTAATCCTGGAATTACTTCATCAGCATCTACCATTGCAGCAGCAATTTTAGGGTTTCTTTGTCTTTTTTTAGCTGTACTTTCAAATTCGGCTTTAAGGGCTGAAATGGTTTTCTCTTCTGCTGGACGCGGCTCTGCAGCTCCAATACTGCCTGAGGGAGAGATAATAATTTTTTCGCAGGATAATGCTATTAAGGCTCCAGCTGACCAGGCTCTATCTTTTATAAAGGCGATAGTTAAATTAGGTGTAGATAATATAGCATCTCTTATACGGATAGCTGCATCTACTCTGCCCCCAAAGGTGTCTATTTCAAAGATGAATGCTTTAGCGTTAGGATTTTCTTTTAAACTTCTTTCTACGAACGAGGCAAGACCAAGTTCAATAGTTCCTTTTATAGGTATAACATAGACATTTTGGGGTTGAGCGTTTAGAAAAGATAACAATAAAAACGAAAAGAGAATGGTGTAAAGAATCTTTTTCAAATTAAGATCCCTCCATTTCTTTTAAATAAGAGGAAGAAAGATAGGGGAGAAGAAAAGAGATGGGAATAAGGGAAGTGGTTATTTTTAAGGGTAAACTCTCTTTTAATATAAAGGATAAAATTATAACCCCTAAGTTTCCTAGGAAGCTTATCATGTAGGCATTTTTAATTCTTCTGTAGAGAATTTCTTTTATTGTGGGAAGATAAATAAGAAATAAAAACTTTACTGCTATAGCATCTATTAAGAAAAGATAAAGTAGTATGACAAAAAGATCTATAAGAGATAGTACAAAACTCTCTTTTACCTTTTCCCTTGCTGAAAAATAGTACATGACTGAGCTATAAAGTATTGCAAAGATCATTAAGATTAATATTCTAAAATCATCAAAAAAAGCATTTGTTAGGAGATATATAGTCATGAACAAGAAGGTTAAAATTCTCAATCTACTTATTACTAAACTTTGCAAGATCTTATTCCTCCCTTTTATTTTTAAATTATAACATTATTCTTCCTCTTTTTGAACATTTACTAAGAGCTCAGAGGTTTCAGGTAAATATAGTTCATCTCTGTCATCGTCATATTCAAAGAGCTCTGCATATCTTCCCCAATCTATAAGTATATCTAGTTCTCTTTCTGCTTCCTGGGGTGAAAGGTGCTGTTTTAATAAATCTAAGAAGAAGGAACGTGGTACTTTATGATTTGATTTTGATTGTAAAACCTTTACAATTTGCTTTAGAAATGGTACTTTTTCTATAGCGAATTCTTTGAAAATCTCTTTTCTTTCTAAAACATCTGCTTCTGAAAATTTTTTACCTGCTTCTGTAAGGATTAAATCTCCTTCTTTGACTTCAGCAAAGCCTAATATCTCGCAAGCTTCAATGATAGGTAAGAGGTCTTCTACGTCCATAAGAAGTTCTTCTCCTAATTTATATATGTCAGCCTTTCCATCAAGGTCATTTACTAATTCTACAAGTCCGGTTATGGATCCAACACTTGCTTGAGGTATATGAAGAGGTCTCTTTTCTCTTGCTATAATTCTTTCTACAGGTTTTCCAGTTAATACTCCATATATTTCGTCTACGATATCCAAAAACTCCTGAGATTTTTTATCTCTCCAATGAGGTAGATCGATTCTAACTTCTTTTATTATCCTTCCTGGATCTTTGCTAAGAAGTATTATTCTGTCTGCCATATATACTGCCTCTTCAATGCTGTGAGTTACAAGAATTATAGCCTTTGTAGGAATTCTTTTTTCTATCCAGAGTTCTATTAAGTCATTTCTTAAGTTCTCAGCGGTTAAAACATCAAGAGCAGAAAAGGGCTCATCCAGTAGTAATATATCAGGCTCCATAACCAAGGCTCTTGCAAAACCAACCCTTTGTTTCATTCCTCCAGAAAGTTCTTTAGGATAGGCATTCTCAAAACCATCAAGCCCAATAAGATCTATGGCTTTAATTGCTTTTTCTTTTCTTTCCTCTGGTGGTACTCCTTTTGCTTTAAGACCAAGTTCTACGTTCTCAAGTACTGTAAGCCATGGAAATAATGCAAAATTTTGAAAAACCATGGCAACTCCAGGATTTACCCCTTTTATCTCTTCACCCTTGTAATATACTTTCCCCTTGTTTGGTTTTAAAAGCCCAGCAATTACTCTTAAGATGGTAGATTTTCCAGAACCTGATGGTCCAAGTAGAGCGATAAAATCTCCTTCGTTTACTGTAAAGTTTATATCATCGAGTACTGTTATTTCTCCTTCAGGGAATGTAAAGCTAACAGTTATATGTTCAAGCCTTAAAAGCTCCATTATTATCCCTCCTTAAACTTTAAGATAATAACTCTTCGGATTTTTTAAATAGTCTTTTCCAGAATAATCTATTTATAGTGACCACCATAATAGCCATAACCAGGGTACTTGCTGCAAGAAGTGCGTTATCACCTTTGCTTGACGCTTCGGTAATAAGAGCTCCAAGCCCTTTTATTTTGTATATTTGATTTTGAAACTCTATATATTCGGAGACTATACTTGCATTAAAAGCTCCTCCCATAGCAGTGATACCGCCGGTCACAACAAAAGGCAAAATGGATGGAAGGATAAGTATTCTCCATCTATCTATTTTACTTAATTTTAATAATGCACTTATTTCTATGAGGTCATTGGGGATGGACATACCTCCTGCAATAGTATTAAAAAGTAAATACCATTGGGTACCCAAAAGCATTAATATAATGCTTGCTATATTTAACCCTCCTGGGAGATTTATAAGGTACATGACTATTACCGGGAAAATTGCTGTTGCTGGGACAGAGGCTACTATTTGAACTACAGGTTGGATTAATCTTGATAACTTTGGATTCATACCAATCCTTACCCCTAAGGGAAGAGTCCAGGAGAGGGCAATTAATACTGCAGTAGTAACTCTTAAAAGAGTGAGAAGGGCTGAATAAATTATGTTTTTCCACATAGGTAAGGGTAAGGTTATAATCAACCTTAAAAGTCCAATAAAGCCTCTTAATACTAAAGCGATCGTAATAAGAGAGATAAGGGTGATAAATAATTTCGAAACTATACTTGCTTTTCCTTCTTGAGTTCCTCTTTTGTTATAGTAAAGCACAAAAAAGTTTTCTAATTTTTCTCTTAACGGGAAAATAACCTTTTTATATAAAAAATCAAAAATGCGTGATCTTCTATACCATAAAAGTACTCTTGAAGAATAATATCCTTCTGCCTGAACATATTCTACTTTAAATTTTTGACTCCAGGCAAGAAGGGGTCTCCAAACTAATTGATCTAAGAGTACTATAACAGTAATTAAAGCAAATAGCCCATAAAATATCTTTAAAAGATCCCCTTTTAAAGCTGCGAAGGATAAATAGGATCCAAGTCCTGGCAGAACAAAGTTTTGATTAGTTAGAGTAAACATTTCGCATGCCATTAAAAAGAACCAGCCTCCAGCCCAAGACATCATACTATTCCAAATTAATCCGATAGCAGCATAAGGAAGCTCTAAATACCAAAATCTTTGCCAAGGATTTAGCTTAAGTAACGAGGCTGCTTCTCTTAGATCTTTTGGAATAGAAATTAGGGATTGATAAAAACTGAAGACCATGTTCCATACTTGTCCTGTAAAGATAAGAATTATAGAAGTAATTTCAAGTCCTAATTTTGAACCTGGAAACATAGCAATGACCGCCATAAATACTGGAGGAAGAAAAGAAAGTACTGGAATAGATTGTAATATATCAAGAAGGGGTATAAGAATTTTCTCAAGACTCTTTTTGTAAGCAGCAGTGTAAGCATAAACAATGGTAAAGACTAAAGAAATAAAGTATGCAAAAATCATTCTTAATAAAGAGAAAAGAGAATAAAGGGGAAGTTTTTGAGGAGATAAATCTAAACTAATTATTTCTGTAGGCTTTGAATATATGGTATTGAGGGAGGATATAGCATAGATAATACTCCCTATGAAGAGGAGTATTATTATATCTCCAAAGGAAAACCTCCTGTACTTTACTGGAGACCAGATTACCCTGGACATTTTCTCTGGCCTCCTTTAAATAAGGGAGAGAGCTTTCTTCTTTCCATGTTATTTTTTCTCCTTTCTTTTTATTCTTATAAACGAACAAGAAGTATCTCGGGATAGTGTCCTCACTGCTACTCATATATCTTTCTCTCTCCCTCCCTTCCTTTTAATGTTTTTTTTGTTATAGCACTATAGACTTTTAGCGTCAATTAGAATTGAAAAAAATTAAATTAAAATGATATGATATTTAACAAAATTAACACCTTTTAGTAGGAGGCAAGACAAAAATGAGCAAATTATATGTCAGTTTTATATGGCATATGCATCAACCTTATTACAAAGATAATTCTGAGAATTTATCCATGTTTCCCTGGGTTAGACTTCATGGCATAAAGAATTATTACAATATGGTATCCATACTAAAGGAATTTCCCAAGATAAGACAGACTTTTAATTTGGTTCCAGGTTTGCTTTTACAAATAAAGGAATATTTAGAAGGAAAAACCACCGATTTGTGGTTGGAGAAAACCCTTAAAAGGGTTTCTGAATTAGATGACAAAGATAAGAAGTTTATTTTAGATAATTTTTTTCTCCTTAATAAGGAAAAAATGGGATTTATATTTCCACGCTTTAAAGAGCTTTATCATAAAAAAATAAACCGAGAAGAATATACTCCTCAAGATTTTTTAGATTTGCAAGTATTGTATAATCTTGCATGGTTTGATCCTGACTTAAGAAAAAGGGATTCTTTTTTAAATCATTTAGTAGGAAAGGGTAGAAATTTTACCGAGGAGGAAAAAAGAAAACTTATAGATAAGCAATTTGAGATATTAGGGAAGCTCTTTTCTCTTTATAAAACCTTACAGGAATCTGGACAAATTGAGATAATTTTTTCTCCCTTTTTTCATCCCATTATGCCTCTTTTAATAGATATTAATAGTGCTAAAGTGTCTACCCCAGAACTTCCTCTTCCCTTTGATTATTTTTCTTTTATAGAGGATGCTGAAAAGCAGCTTCTTCTTGGAAAGGATTATTACAAGGAGATATTTAATAGAGAATCTTTGGGGATATGGCCCTCAGAACAGGCGATAAGCCCTGAATTTATAAAGCTTATCTCAAAATTTGGTATTAAGTGGTTTGTGTCTGATGAAAAGGTTCTGTTTAAAAGTTTAGGGGAAAAAATAATAAGAGACAGAGAAGGATTTATAAGTGAACCAGAAGTTCTTTATAAGCCTTACAAGATAAATTTAGGAGGTAAAGAGGTATTTGGAGTTTTTAGAGATCAGTTTTTGTCAGATAGAATTGGCTTTGTATATATGAATTATTCTCCTGAAGATGGAGCTAAGGATTTATATTCTCGACTTTTAAAAATAAAAAAGAGTCTACCTCAAAATTTAGAATTTCTTGTAACCATTGCTTTGGATGGTGAAAATTGCTGGGAATACTATGATAATGATGGAAGAGAATTTTTAAGAAACCTTTATAGTTTGCTTTCTGATTCTGAAGAGATTGAAACCACAACGGTAAAAGACTTTATTGAAAAAACTCAAAACTTTGGAGAGCTTAATAATGTCTTTACTGGTTCTTGGATAAATGCGGATCTTACTACTTGGATTGGAGAGATCGAGGAAAATGTAGCATGGGAATATTTAACTATTACGAGAAAGCTTGTGGAGAAAAGGGAAGACCAAGTAGACTGGATAAGCCTTATGGCTGCAGAGGGTAGTGATTGGTTTTGGTGGTACGGGGATGATCAGGAATCAGGATATGACGAAATTTTTGATGATATCTTTAGAGCTCATTTGAAGAACGTATATAGATCTATTGGTAAAGATTATCCTTCATTTCTTGATTTTCCTATTGTTTTTAGAAATCCATTATGGAGGAATAGAAAATCCTTGATTTTTACCCCTCATATTGATGGAATTATAACTTCCGAAGATGAGTGGGCTCTTTCTTCTTTAAATCTATTGAGAAATAATAAGGGCAAATTGGTAACGGGATTGTATTTTGGATATGATTTTAAAAATCTTTATTTTCGGCTTGATTTAAAAGATAAAGCAATAAATTATCTTAGTGAGGATTATCGAATTTTTATCAATTTTTATTCAAAAGATAAAACTGATTATACTTTGAGTCTAAAATTAGAGAAAAACCCCACTGATAATGTTCTAATAGGGGTAAAAGATATAATTGAAATTGGTATTCCTTGGGAAAAATTTTCTGGATTTGATAGAAGGTCAAAGATTTATTTTGAAATTGAGTTATATAAAAATACTGAAAGAGTAGAAAAGCTTGAAGATGAAGAAAAGTTCTTTTTTAGAATTCCTAATTTAATGGATGAAATTATCACAAAGCTATTCCTTTCAAAAAATCCTTCCCAAAAAGTTGAAATTTCAACTATACTTATCAGTAGAAAAAATTTATATAATCTTTACTCCAAGATAAATGTCACTCAGGATATTCTTCAAAGGGATTTTACGGAGGTAGAAAATAGGGATAAAATTTTAAAAGTCACAAAACATATATCTCTGAGGGAGCTTTTATTCCTGATTCAATCCATTAATGATCTTAGAGCTTTTGGTTTTTTAAATGGATATGTTCTTTATCCTATAGGAAAGGTTAGTAAAATAGATGGTATATATGTATTAGAACCTAAAAATATTTTGGTTAAATTTTTAGAAAAGTATGTGGAAAAAGAAAAATTAGTTATTCCTGTTGAGAAGAACAAATTTGGGAGAATAGAAATATATGGATTGGGGACGGGAATTTTTTAAGTGGAGAGGATACGAAGAGACAGTAAAGCTTCAAGAAGAGCTGAGTAAAAAGATAATTTTAGAAGATAAGTTTAAGGAGTTAAGATATATTGGAGGAGTAGATACTTCTTCCTTAGGGGAGAAGATAGTAGGGATAATCACTATACTGGTTTTTAAAACTTTGGAGCTTGTAGAAATTTCGGTAGCTCTTTCTGAGGTTAATTTTCCATATATTCCAGGTTTTTTGAGCTTTAGAGAAGGTCCGGTAATCTTAAGGGCTTGGGAAAAATTGAAGATTAAACCTGATCTTCTCATTTTTGATGGACAAGGTATAGCCCATCCTCGAAGATTAGGAATAGCATCTCACATAGGTTATGTTCTTGATGTCCCTTCTATTGGTTGTGCTAAGAATATACTTGTAGGGTTTTATAAAGAGCCAGATAAGAGAAAAGGCTCTTTTGAGTACATTTATCATAAGGGTGAAATTGTTGGGGCTGCTGTAAGAACCAAAGATAATGTAAAACCCGTATTTGTATCCTTAGGACATAAGATTTCTTTAAATACCTCTATCGATATTATTCTAAAAACCTCTACAAAGTATAGAATACCAGAGCCTGTTAGGTTAGCCCATCTTTATAGTAAAAGAATGTTAAATTCGGAAATAGAAGGAGAGCCTTTTTAGCGTTTCAAGTTCTTCTCTTCTTCCTAATTTTGCATTTTTAATTGCTCTTTCTAATATCTCAATGGTTTTGTCGTAATTTTTTTTATCTACTGGGTATGGGTGTCCATCTTTTCCACCATGAGCAAAAGAGAATCTTGCGGGGTCTTTAATACTTGCTGGAGCATCATAAACTAATTCACTTATCAGGGTTAAAGCTCTCAGAGTTTTTGCTCCTACTCCTTCTTTAAGAAGAACTTCCTGAAAATCCTTTGGTGGAGCCTCGTAGGTTTTTAACAAAATTTTTTTTAGGTTTTCAGATTTTATTTCTTTAGGGGTTATGGGATGATAAGAAGGAAGTTTCAGAGAAACTTTATTCCATAAGCTTATTACTTTATTGGGGTCTTCTTTCATAAGAGTTGTAATAATTTCTTGAGTTTGTTTACTTTCTTTTGCTACTAAGTTTACAACATAGTCCTCAAATTTCTGAGTAATTATTCCTTTGTGAGGCTCTTCTGTAAAGCTTTTTAGCTCCTCCCCAAGCCAATGATACCTTCTTGCAAAGTTATTTTTATTATTCATGCCTTGTTGTATGACACACCAAGTTCCTTTCTTTGTGAAAATTAAAAGATGGTGATATAACTGGTATCCATCTTGAATAGCGTTATTATCCACCCTTGCTACAATTCTACTTATAAAAATCCACTTTTGAGGATCAAAACCCTCCTTTTCCGCTAATTTTGTTATCTCTTCAGGGGTATTAAGAGCAGTTTTACCTTTTCCTCCTACAATATAAAGTCCTATTTCATGGGACAGCTCTCCTAACCCCTCTTTAAGGGCGGCACCAGTAGTGGTAGTAAGACCACTTGAGTGCCAGTCAAAACCGAGAATACACCCTAAGGCCTGAAACCAAAAAGGATCTGATAATTTTCTTAAGAATTCATCTGTTCTGTTTTCTATGGCAAAAATAAGAATGATCTCTCTTGCAAGCTTTTTCATTCTCTGAAAAAGCCAGGCAGGAGCTTTTCCTGAATGAAGAGGCAATTCTGCAATTTCTCTTTTGAACATAATCAATTATAATTATAGCTGAAATATTTAGTAAAAAGAAGAAGGGAGAAAATTATATGAAAAAAAGAACAGTTCTTTTCTTTATTGTTTTTATAGTTTTATTAGTTATAACCATGTTTTCTCTCTTTTCCTTCGGGAAAGGAAATTTAAGTAAGTTTCCTCGTGGGAAACTTTTAATAACTCAAGAAGGAAGATCTCTACAAATACCTATTGAAATAGCAGATAAGGAGGAATTGTGGACATTGGGGCTTATGTATAGAAAAAGTATTCCGTGGGAATATGGAATGCTTTTTGTATTTCCTTATGATACAAATGCTGGATTTTGGATGAAAGATACCTATGTACCCTTAGATATAGCCTTTATATCAGCAGACGGAATTATTTTTAATATACAAAGAATGGAGCCGTGTAAAGATCAGGAGAATTGTCCTGTTTATTACAGCCCTAAACCTTATAGATATGCTTTAGAGGTAAAGGCTGGATTTTTTGAAAAGTATGGTTTTTCTTTGGGAGCAAAAATCAAGTATTGGAAAGATGGTAATTGACTTTTAAATTAAAATTTTCTATGCTTTAAGAGATATTTTTGAGATTTTTAGAAGGGAGGTTTAGAAATGAGTGCACCAAAAGTAGACAGAGATCTTTGTATTGGATGTGGAGTTTGTGCTTCCTTATGTCCTGATGTATTTGAAATTGATGAGGAAGGAAAAGCAATAGTAAGAGAGGGAGCAGACTGTGAATCTGCAGGATGCTGTCAAGACGCTGCAGATTCTTGTCCAGTAGGAGCTATAACTCTCTGAAATTTAAACTTGAAATTAATTTAAAGGAGGGAGGGAAATTTTTCCTCCCTCCTATTTGATTTTGGGGGTAATAAAAGGTGATATCTAAAAGTGCGTTGGAAGAAATTCTTGACATTTCTTTAAGCAAAGGTGGGGATTTCTCAGAACTATTTTTTGAGGTAAATAATTCTCTTTATTTCTATTTTGATGATAATAGATTGGAAGAAGCAGTAGTAGGAGAAGATATAGGCGTAGGACTTAGAGTTATTTTTGGGGATAGAACTTTTTATGGTTATACTACTGACGTATCTTTATTGGGATTAAGAAAACTAGCTCAAAATTTGGCTGAAGCTGTATTCTTAAGAGATCAGAATATAAAAGTTGTTTTATCGGATAAAAAGGAGTATGGAATAAGACCCTTGAAGGATAAGGGAAGTTTTGAGATAAAAGAAGTATATGATATTTTGAGAATGATGAATGAAAAGGCAAGGAGTTATGATTCAAGAATAGTACAATTTACCTCGGTGATAAGGACTGTGGATCAGAAGGTTCTTATTGCAAATACAGATGGGGATTGGGTTGAGGATAGGAGAGTAAGAACTGTGGTATATGGACTTTCTGTCGGATCTTATAATGGGGTTATTCAAACAGGCTATGAATCCATAGCAGGAATGGTAGGTTGGGAGTTATTTACCGAAGAGGTTATTAACAAAATTCCTTATGAGGCCTCAAGAAGAGCTATTTTGCTTCTTGAGGCAAAAGAAGCTCCAGCAGGTGTCATGCCTGTAGTTATATCTTCTAAGGCTGGTGGTGTTCTAATACACGAAGCGGTAGGCCATGGTCTTGAAGCAGATTTGGTAGATAAAGAAGTTTCGGTTTATAAGGACAAAATTGGAGAAAAGGTGGCTTCAGAGCTTGTTACTATGGTAGATGCGGGAGTACTTGAGGGAATGTATGGATCTTCAGGTGTAGATGATGAGGGAGTTAAGACTAATTATAATGTTTTAATCGATAGGGGTGTTTTAAAAGGGTATATGCATTCAAGGATTACTGCGAAAAAATTTAATGTGCCTCCTTCTGGTAATGGAAGAAGACAAAATTTTCGTTATCCTCCTATTCCTCGAATGACTAATACTTTTATTTTGCCTGGAGAAAGTAAATTGGAGGACATGTTACAGAGATTAGAAAAAGGGATATATGTAGTAAAAATGGGAGGGGGTCAAGTAGATACGACTTCTGGAGACTTTGTTTTTGCGATAGAAGAAGGGTATTTTGTTCTCAATGGGGAGATTAAATATCCTATAAGGGGAGCCACATTAATAGGAAATGGACCTAAGGTTCTTGAAAAGATTGAGATGGTAGGGAATGATATTGGTTTTGCACCTGGGACTTGTGGCAAGGATGGGCAAGGAGTGCCTGTAACTGATGGTATGCCTACCATACTCATATCAGAGATTACTATTGGTGGCACTGAGAAGGGAGAGTAATCTTTATGAATGTGGGTTATTTGTTTGGGTTTATTGAGAGTTTAAAAAAACAGAAGATAGACTGTGAGGTATTTTTTCAGGAAAAAGAGAAAAGCACTTTGATAATTTCAAGACAGGAAGTAGAAAATTATCAAACTTCCAAGGAATACGGGATTGGTGTGAGGGTTATAAAAGAGGGAAAACATGGTTTTGCTTATACTACGAATTTGGAGGAATTAAATGAGATAATACAAAAAGCGATAGAGGTTTCTCAAATAATGGAGGAGGATAGAAATTGGCAATTCTCTAAGGAGTTGATTTTGAAAGATACCAAATGTTACCCTGAAGAACCCTCTCTTCAAGAAAAAATAAGTAGGTTATTGGAATTAGAAAGAGAAATTTATTCAAAAGACAAAAGGATTAAAACTGTAAGGAATGTGGTTTGGGAAAAAACTCATGAGAACAATAAAATATTGAGTACTACAGGTTTATTCTTAGAGTATAATCAGCAATATCAGTATGTTTATACGGAAGTTGGGGCTTCTGATGGGATAAATGAGAGAAGTGGTTTTG from Dictyoglomus turgidum DSM 6724 includes:
- a CDS encoding glycoside hydrolase family 57 protein, producing the protein MSKLYVSFIWHMHQPYYKDNSENLSMFPWVRLHGIKNYYNMVSILKEFPKIRQTFNLVPGLLLQIKEYLEGKTTDLWLEKTLKRVSELDDKDKKFILDNFFLLNKEKMGFIFPRFKELYHKKINREEYTPQDFLDLQVLYNLAWFDPDLRKRDSFLNHLVGKGRNFTEEEKRKLIDKQFEILGKLFSLYKTLQESGQIEIIFSPFFHPIMPLLIDINSAKVSTPELPLPFDYFSFIEDAEKQLLLGKDYYKEIFNRESLGIWPSEQAISPEFIKLISKFGIKWFVSDEKVLFKSLGEKIIRDREGFISEPEVLYKPYKINLGGKEVFGVFRDQFLSDRIGFVYMNYSPEDGAKDLYSRLLKIKKSLPQNLEFLVTIALDGENCWEYYDNDGREFLRNLYSLLSDSEEIETTTVKDFIEKTQNFGELNNVFTGSWINADLTTWIGEIEENVAWEYLTITRKLVEKREDQVDWISLMAAEGSDWFWWYGDDQESGYDEIFDDIFRAHLKNVYRSIGKDYPSFLDFPIVFRNPLWRNRKSLIFTPHIDGIITSEDEWALSSLNLLRNNKGKLVTGLYFGYDFKNLYFRLDLKDKAINYLSEDYRIFINFYSKDKTDYTLSLKLEKNPTDNVLIGVKDIIEIGIPWEKFSGFDRRSKIYFEIELYKNTERVEKLEDEEKFFFRIPNLMDEIITKLFLSKNPSQKVEISTILISRKNLYNLYSKINVTQDILQRDFTEVENRDKILKVTKHISLRELLFLIQSINDLRAFGFLNGYVLYPIGKVSKIDGIYVLEPKNILVKFLEKYVEKEKLVIPVEKNKFGRIEIYGLGTGIF
- the nfi gene encoding deoxyribonuclease V (cleaves DNA at apurinic or apyrimidinic sites) codes for the protein MDWGREFFKWRGYEETVKLQEELSKKIILEDKFKELRYIGGVDTSSLGEKIVGIITILVFKTLELVEISVALSEVNFPYIPGFLSFREGPVILRAWEKLKIKPDLLIFDGQGIAHPRRLGIASHIGYVLDVPSIGCAKNILVGFYKEPDKRKGSFEYIYHKGEIVGAAVRTKDNVKPVFVSLGHKISLNTSIDIILKTSTKYRIPEPVRLAHLYSKRMLNSEIEGEPF
- a CDS encoding DUF763 domain-containing protein, with translation MFKREIAELPLHSGKAPAWLFQRMKKLAREIILIFAIENRTDEFLRKLSDPFWFQALGCILGFDWHSSGLTTTTGAALKEGLGELSHEIGLYIVGGKGKTALNTPEEITKLAEKEGFDPQKWIFISRIVARVDNNAIQDGYQLYHHLLIFTKKGTWCVIQQGMNNKNNFARRYHWLGEELKSFTEEPHKGIITQKFEDYVVNLVAKESKQTQEIITTLMKEDPNKVISLWNKVSLKLPSYHPITPKEIKSENLKKILLKTYEAPPKDFQEVLLKEGVGAKTLRALTLISELVYDAPASIKDPARFSFAHGGKDGHPYPVDKKNYDKTIEILERAIKNAKLGRREELETLKRLSFYFRI
- a CDS encoding DUF192 domain-containing protein; amino-acid sequence: MKKRTVLFFIVFIVLLVITMFSLFSFGKGNLSKFPRGKLLITQEGRSLQIPIEIADKEELWTLGLMYRKSIPWEYGMLFVFPYDTNAGFWMKDTYVPLDIAFISADGIIFNIQRMEPCKDQENCPVYYSPKPYRYALEVKAGFFEKYGFSLGAKIKYWKDGN
- a CDS encoding ferredoxin, whose translation is MSAPKVDRDLCIGCGVCASLCPDVFEIDEEGKAIVREGADCESAGCCQDAADSCPVGAITL